The stretch of DNA TTCCTATTGAAGCAAAGCTCGTGGTTGATCAGATTTTTGGTGCTAAAACAGAAGCGCTCTTGTTTAAGTTCACCAACAAAAAGACCATGAGCATTCATCAATTGCAACTGATTCTAGCCAATCAAAAAAACTAACGTATGCCCATTCCTTTATTAATTCCAATTGTAGCGGCTGGCGCTGGAGCAACGGGCTATTGGTGGATTACTAGCAAAGCAGAGAACAAGGAGCCGAGCTTCACCTCTGAGCTGCTGGCTGTCCTCCAACCGCTCTTAATTATCATCGTTATCCTCTTTGGGCTGCGATGGCTCTACCAACAAGGCAACAGCACTACTAAAAAAAACATAAAATAGATTAATTGATTATGAATACTCCAGAAAATAAAACAACTGTAGAAGGCCCTAATATTTTAGGATTTATCCTAATTGGAGCATCGGCTTTATTGTCCTTAGTGATCCTTGTCTTATGGATTCGTTGGTTGTATAATTCAGGTGCTCCTAAATGCAAATAAACCATGAATACTAAAACAAAACTTTTTATTGTGCTTTTGGTTATCGGCATTGGCGGCGGTCTTGTTTACACCCAGTGGAAAAAACAGAATAAGCCTAGAATTAAGGTCAACCAATACCTCAAGGAAAAAAAAGCGATTCAGTTTGAAATGTCCTATAAAGGAGCTGCCTTTTCTGATACCATTCAATATGGGCAGACGTGGAGAAAGGAAAAAGATGGGGTTCGCTTTTTAGCTAGTTCTAAGGATGGTGTGATTTATCTTTTTATCAAAGATGCCAAAGGAGCCATCCTAGCTCAAAAAGTGGTGCTTCTATTTTAGCAAAAAAACTCAAATAAGGATTAAAGGTCTTGGCTTTATTTTTAATAACACATTAAAAGTAAAGCCATTTTAATAATTAAAAACATGAAACCACAACACAAAATATATCTTGGAGGAGCAGTGGGGCTGATTACTGTGATTCTTCTCATTCGAGCCTTTTTGCTAAAGCTCCAGAGAGAACGAATTATACAAGCTTGCGAGCAAGCCTTTGGAAGCTTAGATGCTACTCAAAAGGATTCGATTCGTATTATTGTACAAACCTTTGAGCAATACGGCGACAAGGATTTTAATAAGCTCATTTATATTCTAGCCACCACCCGACATGAAAGTAACTTTAGACCCATTGAGGAGCGCAGAGCTTCACCTTCTCAAACCGATGTTTACAATCGTCAGAATGCCTATTGGTATACGGGGTATTATGGGCGTGGTTTTGTCCAGCTCACGCACCAGCGCAACTATGCTAAGATGTCTCAGCTCTTAGGGGTGGATTTTGTTGCCAATCCTGCTTTGGTTTTAAAACCTTCTTATGCCGCTCGTATTTTAGTGCAAGGCATGTTACAAGGGGCTTTCACTCGTAAGCCTTTAAAGAATTACATCAACAGCTCTAAGGTAGATTTTTATACTGCTCGTAGGGTGGTTAATGGCTTGGATCGGGCACAAAGAATAGAGGGCTATGCTAATTTGATTGCTCAAGCTATTGTTTAGAATTGTACACTTATTTTTGATTTATTATTCTATTTTTATTTTGAAGTGTCGATCTTATCAAACTTTGCTAATCTCCGCAGCTGTTTACCAGGAGAAGTTTAAAATGGCTTTTGAATTGTACGCTTGAAATGGCTTTTTTATTCTATTTACTGAATAGAT from Aureispira anguillae encodes:
- a CDS encoding glycoside hydrolase family 19 protein; the protein is MKPQHKIYLGGAVGLITVILLIRAFLLKLQRERIIQACEQAFGSLDATQKDSIRIIVQTFEQYGDKDFNKLIYILATTRHESNFRPIEERRASPSQTDVYNRQNAYWYTGYYGRGFVQLTHQRNYAKMSQLLGVDFVANPALVLKPSYAARILVQGMLQGAFTRKPLKNYINSSKVDFYTARRVVNGLDRAQRIEGYANLIAQAIV